Proteins encoded by one window of Bubalus bubalis isolate 160015118507 breed Murrah chromosome 4, NDDB_SH_1, whole genome shotgun sequence:
- the COPS7A gene encoding COP9 signalosome complex subunit 7a isoform X2, which produces MSAEVKVTGQNQEQFLLLAKSAKGAALATLIHQVLEAPGVYVFGELLDMPNVRELAESDFASTFRLLTVFAYGTYADYLAEARNLPPLTEAQKNKLRHLSVVTLAAKVKCIPYAVLLEALALRNVRQLEDLVIEAVYADVLRGSLDQRHQRLEVDYSIGRDIQRQDLSAIARTLQEWCVGCEVVLSGIEEQVSRANQHKEQQLGLKQQIESEVANLKKTIKVTTAAAAAATSQDPEQHLTELREPAPGTNQRQPSKKASKGKGLRGSAKIWSKSN; this is translated from the exons ATGAGTGCGGAGGTCAAGGTGACAGGGCAGAACCAGGAGCAGTTTCTGCTCCTGGCCAAGTCTGCCAAGGGGGCAGCGCTGGCCACACTCATCCACCAGGTGCTGGAGGCTCCTGGTGTCTACGTGTTTGGGGAACTGCTGGATATGCCTAATGTTAGAGAG CTGGCTGAGAGCGACTTTGCTTCCACGTTCCGGCTGCTCACAGTGTTTGCTTACGGGACGTACGCTGACTACTTAG ccGAAGCCCGGAATCTTCCCCCACTCACAGAGGCTCAGAAGAATAAGCTTCGACACCTATCAGTCGTCACCTTAGCTGCCAAAGTCAAG TGTATCCCCTATGCAGTGCTGCTGGAGGCGCTGGCCCTGCGCAACGTGAGGCAGCTAGAAGACCTGGTCATCGAGGCTGTGTACGCCGACGTGCTGCGCGGCTCCCTGGACCAGCGCCACCAGCGGCTGGAGGTCGACTACAGCATCGGGCGGGACATCCAGCGCCAGGACCTCAGCGCCATCGCCCGGACCCTGCAGGAGTG GTGTGTGGGCTGCGAGGTGGTCCTGTCAGGCATTGAGGAGCAGGTGAGCCGGGCCAACCAGCAcaaggagcagcagctgggcTTGAAGCAGCAGATCGAGAGTGAG GTCGCCAACCTGAAGAAAACCATTAAGGTTACAACAGCCGCAGCGGCCGCGGCCACGTCTCAGGACCCCGAGCAGCACCTGACTGAGCTGAGGGAGCCGGCCCCGGGCACCAACCAGCGCCAGCCCAGCAAAAAAGCCTCCAAGGGCAAGGG GCTCCGAGGGAGCGCCAAGATTTGGTCCAAGTCGAACTGA
- the COPS7A gene encoding COP9 signalosome complex subunit 7a isoform X1, which produces MSAEVKVTGQNQEQFLLLAKSAKGAALATLIHQVLEAPGVYVFGELLDMPNVRELAESDFASTFRLLTVFAYGTYADYLAEARNLPPLTEAQKNKLRHLSVVTLAAKVKCIPYAVLLEALALRNVRQLEDLVIEAVYADVLRGSLDQRHQRLEVDYSIGRDIQRQDLSAIARTLQEWCVGCEVVLSGIEEQVSRANQHKEQQLGLKQQIESEVANLKKTIKVTTAAAAAATSQDPEQHLTELREPAPGTNQRQPSKKASKGKGSHRPQSS; this is translated from the exons ATGAGTGCGGAGGTCAAGGTGACAGGGCAGAACCAGGAGCAGTTTCTGCTCCTGGCCAAGTCTGCCAAGGGGGCAGCGCTGGCCACACTCATCCACCAGGTGCTGGAGGCTCCTGGTGTCTACGTGTTTGGGGAACTGCTGGATATGCCTAATGTTAGAGAG CTGGCTGAGAGCGACTTTGCTTCCACGTTCCGGCTGCTCACAGTGTTTGCTTACGGGACGTACGCTGACTACTTAG ccGAAGCCCGGAATCTTCCCCCACTCACAGAGGCTCAGAAGAATAAGCTTCGACACCTATCAGTCGTCACCTTAGCTGCCAAAGTCAAG TGTATCCCCTATGCAGTGCTGCTGGAGGCGCTGGCCCTGCGCAACGTGAGGCAGCTAGAAGACCTGGTCATCGAGGCTGTGTACGCCGACGTGCTGCGCGGCTCCCTGGACCAGCGCCACCAGCGGCTGGAGGTCGACTACAGCATCGGGCGGGACATCCAGCGCCAGGACCTCAGCGCCATCGCCCGGACCCTGCAGGAGTG GTGTGTGGGCTGCGAGGTGGTCCTGTCAGGCATTGAGGAGCAGGTGAGCCGGGCCAACCAGCAcaaggagcagcagctgggcTTGAAGCAGCAGATCGAGAGTGAG GTCGCCAACCTGAAGAAAACCATTAAGGTTACAACAGCCGCAGCGGCCGCGGCCACGTCTCAGGACCCCGAGCAGCACCTGACTGAGCTGAGGGAGCCGGCCCCGGGCACCAACCAGCGCCAGCCCAGCAAAAAAGCCTCCAAGGGCAAGGG ATCACACAggccgcagagcagctaa